A genomic segment from Syntrophotalea acetylenivorans encodes:
- a CDS encoding TraR/DksA family transcriptional regulator, whose protein sequence is MATKTKEINGLTEQQWQELQKLLEGKRRELVKSIETMRARDMEFDPDDNLEELDQAAINQLQAVQLRVLDKEVKLLREVDRTLAKFDTEEFGLCEGTEEPIGYPRLKVRPWARYSIEYAEEKERLEKQTSSRLPGR, encoded by the coding sequence ATGGCAACTAAAACAAAAGAAATCAACGGTTTGACTGAGCAACAATGGCAAGAATTACAGAAGCTGCTGGAAGGAAAACGCCGGGAACTGGTCAAGTCCATCGAGACTATGCGCGCCCGTGATATGGAGTTTGATCCCGACGACAATCTCGAGGAGCTGGATCAAGCTGCCATCAACCAACTACAGGCTGTTCAGTTGCGGGTTCTGGATAAAGAAGTCAAACTATTGCGCGAGGTCGACCGGACCCTGGCAAAGTTCGACACCGAGGAATTCGGCCTCTGCGAAGGGACCGAGGAACCCATCGGCTATCCGCGCCTTAAGGTCCGGCCATGGGCCCGCTATAGCATCGAATACGCCGAGGAAAAAGAACGTTTGGAAAAACAGACGTCAAGTCGGTTGCCTGGACGCTAA
- a CDS encoding efflux RND transporter periplasmic adaptor subunit gives MIKKLLVLGVVLLLLGGSYGIWRSRHNEQAVRILETAEVKRGAVRQVLEQTGIIKPQVGAIVKIGTRATGVIERMLVKVGDRVSAGQLVAQIDSREIRSQLAEAKARYQARRAELARVEQVYPLRIREAEAQLALAETAAEYLASNYRRLAQLAEEGIISQDELDNVRQKSEVEQRLVAARRAVFERESREFIEERRKADLAMKQAKAQLNAVNIRLSYTQIVSPLDGTVSQVTAQEGETIVSGLQVANLITVLDTRRLEMWIYVDETDVGQVKIGQKLEFRVDAWPDRIFKGTVATVYPEPEVRENIVYYRALVAVSAEQAELLRPEMTTQVKIVVAEKADALRLPNAALKWVDGRQLVFVQRADGSVRQVVPELGLIGVTHSEVTGGLQAGEKVATQLILGQASAAAGSGSGAGGNNARGRKAGR, from the coding sequence ATGATTAAAAAACTGCTCGTGCTTGGTGTGGTTCTGCTTTTGCTCGGTGGAAGCTATGGGATCTGGCGGTCCCGCCACAATGAGCAGGCCGTGCGCATTCTGGAAACGGCCGAAGTAAAGCGGGGGGCTGTACGCCAGGTTCTTGAACAGACTGGCATTATCAAGCCGCAGGTTGGGGCCATCGTTAAGATCGGTACCCGGGCTACCGGAGTTATCGAACGGATGTTGGTCAAGGTCGGAGACCGGGTGTCCGCCGGGCAGTTGGTGGCCCAGATCGACAGCCGGGAAATCCGCTCCCAACTGGCGGAGGCAAAAGCCCGCTACCAGGCTCGCCGTGCGGAACTCGCCCGTGTCGAGCAGGTCTATCCCTTGCGGATTCGAGAAGCCGAAGCACAGTTGGCCCTGGCCGAAACCGCGGCGGAATATCTGGCCAGCAACTACCGACGACTGGCGCAGTTGGCCGAAGAAGGCATCATCTCCCAGGATGAGCTGGATAATGTTCGTCAGAAGTCCGAAGTTGAACAGCGCCTGGTTGCCGCCCGCCGAGCGGTCTTTGAGCGGGAAAGCCGCGAGTTTATCGAGGAGCGGCGCAAGGCGGACCTGGCGATGAAGCAAGCAAAAGCGCAACTGAATGCGGTGAATATCCGACTCTCTTACACGCAGATTGTCAGCCCTCTGGACGGGACAGTCAGCCAGGTCACGGCTCAGGAGGGGGAAACCATCGTCTCGGGCCTGCAGGTCGCCAATCTGATCACCGTGCTCGATACCCGTCGACTGGAGATGTGGATCTATGTCGATGAAACGGATGTCGGCCAGGTAAAGATCGGCCAGAAATTGGAGTTTCGGGTAGACGCCTGGCCGGACCGGATCTTTAAGGGCACCGTAGCCACTGTCTATCCGGAACCGGAGGTGCGGGAGAATATTGTTTATTATCGGGCTTTGGTCGCAGTAAGCGCCGAACAGGCCGAACTACTGCGACCTGAAATGACCACCCAGGTGAAGATCGTGGTGGCCGAAAAAGCGGATGCCCTGCGTCTGCCCAATGCCGCTCTCAAATGGGTCGACGGCAGGCAATTGGTATTCGTGCAGCGGGCTGACGGTTCAGTGCGGCAGGTCGTGCCGGAGTTGGGCCTGATCGGGGTGACTCACAGTGAAGTGACCGGCGGCTTGCAGGCCGGCGAGAAGGTTGCCACTCAACTGATTTTGGGCCAGGCTTCGGCGGCCGCTGGTTCAGGTAGCGGGGCGGGTGGAAACAACGCCCGTGGACGAAAGGCCGGGCGATGA
- a CDS encoding ABC transporter permease: MTVVSNLLDISRQLWRIAGMALQALWAFKLRSLFVIAGVALGIASLTVIVAAVDGAERKATEIVRWFGPDAVLVFGGNIESRAVGQRRLTLSYADADALRRSLPGAYLVVPMRAKSNQSLRFEDRVVQVPLVIGTAEGYAEAWNWPLVEGRDLSAEDLSRGAKVGLIGDNTARELFGKRSPVGHTVLVNKVPVQIVGRLSYRGVVSGSGSIDDRIIIPITTLTQRFNLNRKYFRALRVKFHAPELMTEHIANLRSLLRHLHHLEPGELDDFTIISSEEILKFLSMFKSGLLLFLGVTALVAMTVGGFVLANLFYLSINERRMEIGLKKALGARNWAILCQVLIEAICLTLIGALLGMGLGMGLGQLLARLGLLQILFSWKVFGMAVAAALAIGVLFGLKPARQAAALSPIEVLKDTA; this comes from the coding sequence ATGACGGTCGTATCGAACCTTCTTGATATTAGCCGCCAGCTGTGGCGGATCGCCGGTATGGCGTTGCAGGCCCTGTGGGCTTTCAAGCTGCGCAGTCTGTTCGTGATCGCCGGGGTGGCTTTGGGGATCGCTTCGTTGACCGTGATCGTGGCGGCGGTGGACGGGGCCGAACGCAAGGCGACGGAGATTGTGCGTTGGTTCGGTCCCGATGCGGTGCTGGTGTTCGGCGGCAATATCGAGAGCCGGGCGGTTGGCCAGCGGAGGCTGACCCTCTCTTACGCCGATGCGGATGCTTTGCGCCGCTCCCTGCCGGGCGCTTATCTGGTGGTGCCGATGCGGGCCAAATCCAACCAGTCGCTGCGTTTCGAGGACCGGGTGGTACAAGTGCCGCTGGTGATCGGTACCGCCGAAGGCTATGCCGAGGCCTGGAACTGGCCGCTGGTCGAAGGCCGGGATCTGAGCGCCGAGGATCTGTCTCGCGGGGCTAAGGTTGGATTGATCGGCGACAATACGGCTCGGGAGTTATTCGGCAAGCGCTCCCCGGTGGGTCATACGGTGCTGGTCAATAAGGTACCGGTTCAGATCGTCGGTCGCTTGAGCTATCGCGGGGTAGTCAGCGGCAGCGGCTCCATCGACGATCGAATTATTATTCCCATCACCACCCTGACCCAACGCTTCAACCTGAACCGTAAGTATTTCAGAGCCTTGCGAGTTAAGTTCCATGCCCCCGAGCTGATGACCGAGCATATTGCTAATCTACGCAGCCTGTTACGTCATCTGCATCACCTGGAACCTGGCGAATTGGACGATTTCACTATTATCAGTTCCGAAGAAATTCTGAAGTTCCTCTCCATGTTCAAAAGCGGGCTGTTATTGTTTCTCGGCGTCACTGCACTGGTGGCTATGACCGTCGGCGGTTTTGTGCTGGCCAATCTGTTTTATTTGAGCATCAATGAACGGCGCATGGAGATCGGTCTGAAAAAGGCTCTGGGTGCTCGTAACTGGGCGATTCTTTGCCAGGTACTGATCGAGGCGATCTGTTTGACCCTGATCGGTGCCTTGCTCGGCATGGGACTCGGCATGGGGCTCGGTCAGTTGTTGGCTCGGCTCGGCCTCTTGCAGATTCTCTTTTCCTGGAAAGTGTTCGGTATGGCGGTGGCCGCTGCGTTGGCCATCGGTGTGCTGTTCGGCCTCAAGCCGGCCCGCCAGGCGGCTGCCTTGAGTCCCATTGAGGTGTTAAAGGATACCGCTTAA
- a CDS encoding nucleotidyltransferase family protein has product MKIILPVAGKGTRLRPHTHTKAKSLVHVAGKTVLEHIVERVLTVDAEELIFITDDNGSQIEEFMEQHFPGVNCSYIVQKERLGPAHAVALASPRISAGDEVLVVFNDTIFVTDLAKIPDLCADCDGLIYSKEVEDYQRFGVNVVKEGYIVDMVEKPDTPVSRLAQVGLYYLKDGQGFMDYLEKTIAAGDTVKGEFYLPAVFMRMIRDGIKFCAPEIQAWLDCGKPETLLETNRYLLSGNRVGCAGTIENTVIIEPVSIAAGATVRGSIIGPNVSVADGCHIEASIVKDSIINADCRVQSMTLAESILGDAVQLTGSPRRMNIGDHSLVIME; this is encoded by the coding sequence ATGAAAATCATTCTGCCGGTAGCAGGCAAAGGCACCCGCCTGCGGCCGCATACCCATACCAAAGCCAAATCATTGGTCCATGTAGCGGGGAAAACCGTCCTGGAGCACATTGTCGAACGGGTACTGACTGTCGATGCCGAGGAACTGATCTTTATCACCGACGACAATGGCAGTCAGATCGAAGAGTTCATGGAGCAGCATTTCCCCGGGGTTAACTGCAGTTATATCGTGCAGAAAGAGCGGCTCGGTCCGGCCCATGCCGTGGCTCTCGCTTCGCCGCGCATCTCTGCCGGTGATGAAGTGCTGGTGGTTTTTAACGATACCATCTTCGTTACCGACCTGGCTAAAATCCCCGATCTGTGCGCTGATTGCGATGGCCTGATCTATTCCAAAGAAGTCGAAGACTATCAGCGCTTCGGGGTTAATGTGGTCAAGGAGGGCTATATCGTCGATATGGTCGAGAAGCCGGACACTCCTGTTTCCCGCCTGGCCCAGGTCGGACTCTATTATCTCAAGGACGGTCAGGGATTCATGGACTATCTGGAGAAGACCATCGCTGCTGGCGATACGGTTAAGGGAGAGTTCTATTTGCCGGCGGTCTTCATGCGCATGATTCGCGATGGCATCAAGTTTTGCGCGCCGGAGATTCAGGCCTGGCTCGACTGCGGCAAACCGGAGACCCTGCTGGAGACCAATCGTTACCTGCTGTCCGGCAACCGGGTCGGTTGCGCAGGCACGATAGAGAATACGGTGATTATCGAGCCCGTGTCGATTGCTGCCGGGGCTACGGTGCGGGGCTCTATTATCGGTCCCAACGTATCGGTGGCCGACGGCTGTCACATCGAGGCCAGCATTGTCAAAGATTCGATTATCAATGCCGATTGCCGGGTGCAGAGCATGACCCTGGCCGAAAGTATTCTCGGCGATGCGGTGCAGCTCACGGGCAGCCCCCGCCGGATGAATATCGGTGACCACTCTCTGGTGATCATGGAATAA
- a CDS encoding ABC transporter ATP-binding protein: MSGSEPIIRLEQIDKTYLQGDLTIEVLKNIDLSVSPGEFIALQGASGSGKSTLMHILGLLDRPSSGRYLFQGQNVAELADDRLSELRNRQFGFIFQSFYLVPYVTALENVILPGLYSATPAGQLRQRAQKLLEQVGLADRMHFRPSQLSGGQQQRVAMARALMNDPPLLLADEPTGQLDSSTSAGIMELLREMHDQGRTVILVTHEAEVSAAAERIIVLHDGRIEPS, translated from the coding sequence ATGAGCGGCAGCGAACCGATTATTCGCCTGGAGCAGATCGACAAGACCTATCTGCAGGGCGATTTGACCATCGAGGTGCTCAAGAACATCGATTTGAGCGTGTCTCCCGGGGAATTTATCGCCTTGCAGGGGGCCTCCGGGTCCGGCAAGTCGACCTTGATGCATATTCTCGGTCTGCTCGATCGGCCGAGCAGCGGTCGCTACCTGTTTCAGGGGCAGAACGTTGCCGAGTTAGCCGATGACCGTCTCAGCGAGTTGCGCAATCGACAGTTCGGATTTATTTTTCAGAGTTTTTACCTGGTCCCCTATGTTACCGCTCTGGAAAACGTTATTCTGCCAGGTCTTTACAGTGCCACTCCGGCCGGTCAATTGCGACAGCGGGCCCAGAAACTGCTCGAGCAGGTGGGGTTGGCCGATCGTATGCATTTTCGGCCCAGTCAGCTCTCCGGCGGTCAGCAACAGCGGGTGGCCATGGCCCGGGCGCTGATGAACGATCCGCCCCTATTGCTGGCCGACGAACCGACCGGCCAGCTCGATTCCAGCACCAGCGCCGGGATCATGGAGCTGCTGCGGGAGATGCATGACCAGGGGCGTACGGTGATCCTGGTCACCCATGAGGCCGAGGTTTCCGCTGCCGCCGAAAGGATCATTGTGCTCCATGACGGTCGTATCGAACCTTCTTGA
- a CDS encoding DUF445 family protein: protein MTLVKILPYVLPPALGAVIGYVTNYIAIRMLFRPLKPWYIFGLRVPLTPGIIPSKRLELAKSMGGVVGSHLLTSKDVGRALEKEGFRRELQQAVNDKLGSFLDRDLGPLASLVPGKFQGRFRELVEMLRWKGLKALFDYLQSSEFEESLRGYLQRKGDELLERDPASFLAGPKRMMLMGHVERKLAGVLQAEGTAKAIERIIDEQLEKLLTSKQPLKEMLPEALVEGLLGAIEREIPVLLDHFGGLLYDPEFRARLVERAKEALVKFIDGLGPMKNLVSGFIDLEKVGEKIPGFLDQAGDEISRWLREERTQQQVAELLRSRVENLLERPVSSFVEPLPFEKVAGAKRFVRDQVVSWVQSPAAAKALRGLLEKGFDAIKDRSFGEMLNTALPGGIVPRMREQLATRLLGALTSPAARDAVDRVLAEKTEQWVFHQPLGCLSARLSADVRSELQEGLFIHLAELLKKEVPQLVDTLNIKRVVEEKVNTLDVLTVERLLLDIMEDHFRYINLFGALLGALIGLVNLVVLGFA from the coding sequence ATGACTCTAGTAAAGATCCTGCCTTATGTGCTGCCCCCCGCCTTAGGGGCGGTAATCGGCTACGTGACCAACTATATCGCTATCCGTATGCTCTTTAGGCCCCTCAAGCCGTGGTATATCTTCGGCTTGCGAGTGCCTCTGACGCCGGGAATCATTCCTTCTAAGCGTTTGGAGCTGGCCAAGTCCATGGGGGGCGTGGTCGGTTCCCACCTGTTGACTTCCAAGGATGTCGGCCGGGCGCTGGAAAAGGAAGGCTTTCGTCGTGAACTGCAACAAGCGGTAAACGATAAGCTCGGCTCCTTTCTCGATCGGGACCTGGGGCCGCTGGCTTCGCTGGTGCCGGGCAAGTTTCAGGGCCGTTTTCGCGAGCTGGTCGAAATGCTGCGTTGGAAGGGCCTCAAGGCCCTGTTCGATTATCTGCAGAGCAGCGAGTTCGAAGAGAGCCTGCGAGGTTACCTGCAGCGCAAGGGCGACGAGCTTCTCGAAAGGGACCCTGCAAGCTTTCTCGCCGGACCCAAACGCATGATGCTGATGGGGCATGTAGAGCGCAAGCTGGCCGGCGTGCTGCAGGCGGAGGGAACCGCCAAGGCCATCGAACGAATTATCGACGAGCAGCTGGAAAAACTGCTCACTTCAAAACAACCTCTTAAGGAGATGTTGCCGGAGGCTTTGGTTGAAGGCCTGCTGGGTGCCATCGAGCGGGAGATTCCCGTACTGCTCGATCATTTCGGCGGTTTGCTCTACGATCCTGAATTTCGAGCCCGGCTGGTGGAGCGGGCCAAGGAGGCCTTGGTCAAGTTTATCGACGGTCTCGGCCCCATGAAAAACCTGGTGTCCGGATTTATCGACCTGGAAAAGGTCGGCGAAAAGATCCCCGGCTTCCTCGATCAGGCCGGCGACGAGATTTCCCGCTGGCTGCGGGAAGAACGTACTCAGCAGCAGGTTGCCGAACTGCTGCGTTCCCGGGTGGAGAATCTTCTGGAGCGGCCCGTGAGTTCTTTCGTTGAACCTCTGCCTTTCGAAAAGGTGGCCGGAGCCAAACGTTTTGTGCGCGACCAGGTGGTTTCCTGGGTACAGAGTCCGGCTGCGGCCAAGGCATTGCGGGGATTGTTGGAGAAGGGCTTTGATGCGATCAAGGACCGTTCCTTTGGCGAGATGCTCAATACCGCCCTGCCGGGTGGAATCGTGCCCCGTATGCGCGAGCAGCTGGCCACGCGTCTATTGGGCGCCTTGACCAGTCCTGCGGCCAGGGATGCCGTTGACCGGGTGCTGGCTGAAAAGACTGAGCAGTGGGTTTTTCATCAGCCGTTGGGATGCCTTTCGGCGCGTCTTTCGGCCGATGTGCGTAGTGAGCTGCAGGAAGGGCTGTTTATTCATCTTGCCGAACTTTTGAAAAAAGAGGTGCCGCAGCTGGTTGATACCCTGAATATCAAGCGGGTGGTGGAAGAGAAGGTCAACACACTCGATGTGTTGACCGTCGAGCGTTTGCTCCTCGATATCATGGAGGATCACTTCAGATACATTAATCTGTTCGGTGCCCTGCTCGGCGCTTTGATCGGTCTGGTGAATCTGGTGGTTCTTGGATTTGCTTGA
- the hslO gene encoding Hsp33 family molecular chaperone HslO — translation MKDHLLRVATRDGTLRAAAAVTTDLVEAIRQRQGTDPTATVALGRLVSGAAVMGSLLKGDQRLALMVEGNGPLQKLHAETNATGQLRGSVKEPLSGIAPTAEGFDVPAAVGRAGFLHVVKDLGLKEPYRGMVQLYSSEIAEDLAYYLTSSEQIPSTVALGVYLEEEGRVAAAGGLLVQAMPEGEEALVSLLEERLITLPPLTAMLRAEQGPEQILQLLFEGIPLGTPEMTPLEFRCTCSRPQVQSMLKALGLEELEAIAQKEETTTVTCEFCKERYSFTGKQLNLLLDALKSTNKGPQ, via the coding sequence ATGAAGGATCATTTGCTGCGCGTCGCCACTCGGGACGGCACACTGCGCGCCGCCGCCGCCGTCACCACCGACCTGGTCGAAGCCATCCGCCAACGCCAGGGCACCGACCCAACCGCTACCGTCGCCCTTGGCCGCCTGGTCAGCGGCGCAGCAGTCATGGGTAGCCTGCTCAAAGGCGACCAACGGCTGGCACTGATGGTAGAAGGCAACGGCCCGCTGCAAAAACTACATGCCGAAACCAATGCCACCGGCCAGTTAAGGGGTTCGGTCAAAGAGCCGCTATCGGGAATTGCTCCCACCGCTGAAGGTTTTGACGTGCCGGCGGCCGTCGGCCGAGCCGGCTTCCTGCATGTCGTGAAAGATCTCGGTCTCAAAGAACCCTACCGTGGAATGGTCCAACTCTACAGCAGTGAAATCGCCGAGGACCTGGCTTATTACCTGACCTCATCGGAGCAGATACCGTCCACCGTTGCCCTGGGCGTCTACCTTGAAGAGGAAGGCCGGGTCGCCGCGGCCGGCGGCCTGCTGGTGCAGGCCATGCCTGAAGGCGAAGAAGCTCTCGTTTCCTTGCTGGAAGAACGGCTGATCACGCTTCCCCCCCTGACCGCCATGCTTCGAGCCGAGCAAGGACCGGAGCAGATTCTGCAACTGCTCTTTGAGGGCATCCCCCTCGGCACCCCGGAAATGACTCCTCTGGAGTTTCGCTGCACCTGCAGCCGCCCGCAGGTACAATCGATGCTCAAGGCCCTTGGTCTGGAAGAACTGGAAGCAATTGCCCAAAAAGAGGAAACGACGACTGTCACCTGCGAATTCTGCAAAGAACGCTATAGCTTTACCGGCAAGCAACTCAACCTCTTGCTGGATGCCCTGAAATCCACAAACAAAGGGCCGCAATAA
- a CDS encoding glycosyltransferase produces MRILMMTNTYHPHVGGVARSVHSFSNALRRRGHQVLVVAPTFIGQPGFEPGVLRWPALHRFHHTDFSVPLPAPVGLYNRLRELAPQLVHSHHPFLLGDTALRIAAERGLPMVFTHHTMYERYTHNLPFDSPRVRRFAADLATGYCNLCTAVIAPSATLAACLQRRGVKVPIEIIPTGIDLQRFTDGDGARCRQQHAIPANALLLGYVGRLAPEKNLGFLATAVADFLRQRPQAHFLLAGEGSEGVSLLQYLTTAGVAGRVHALGVLPLAELADAYRAMDIFVFASQSETQGLVLAEAMAAGTPVVAIDAPGVRDILCDGINGRLLPSEQRKSFVAALNWLAELLPAERMRLIEGALNSAQDFSMDKAVTRLQSLYARLIAASNCPRPNGNQWTAWRFRFEEEWKIVHNIIHALKPGNRQRPRQ; encoded by the coding sequence ATGCGCATTCTGATGATGACCAACACCTACCACCCTCATGTGGGCGGCGTGGCACGCAGCGTACATAGCTTCAGCAACGCTCTGCGCCGGCGGGGCCATCAGGTCCTGGTGGTAGCGCCAACCTTTATCGGCCAGCCGGGCTTCGAGCCGGGGGTGCTACGCTGGCCGGCTTTGCACCGGTTTCACCACACGGATTTCTCGGTGCCGCTCCCGGCCCCGGTGGGACTGTACAACCGATTGCGCGAATTGGCACCACAACTCGTTCATTCCCACCACCCCTTTCTGCTTGGCGACACCGCCCTGCGTATCGCCGCCGAACGCGGTCTGCCGATGGTTTTCACCCATCACACCATGTACGAGCGCTATACCCACAACCTGCCCTTCGATTCTCCGCGGGTGCGCCGCTTCGCCGCCGACCTGGCGACCGGTTACTGCAACCTGTGCACCGCAGTGATCGCCCCGAGCGCCACCCTGGCGGCCTGTCTGCAACGACGTGGAGTCAAGGTGCCCATCGAGATCATCCCCACCGGCATCGATCTGCAGCGCTTTACCGACGGTGACGGCGCAAGATGTCGACAGCAGCACGCCATCCCCGCGAATGCGCTGCTGCTTGGTTACGTCGGCCGCCTGGCGCCGGAGAAAAACCTCGGTTTTTTGGCGACAGCAGTAGCAGACTTTCTGCGCCAACGGCCGCAAGCGCATTTTCTGCTGGCAGGAGAAGGTTCGGAGGGTGTTTCGCTCCTGCAATACCTTACCACCGCGGGTGTGGCAGGGCGGGTTCATGCATTGGGGGTATTGCCCTTAGCGGAACTGGCCGATGCCTACCGCGCCATGGACATCTTCGTCTTTGCTTCGCAAAGCGAAACCCAGGGCCTGGTTCTGGCCGAAGCTATGGCCGCGGGCACCCCGGTAGTGGCCATCGACGCCCCGGGGGTGCGCGACATCCTGTGCGACGGCATCAACGGCCGTCTGCTACCGTCAGAACAGCGAAAGTCCTTTGTTGCGGCCCTGAACTGGCTGGCGGAGCTGCTGCCAGCAGAGCGCATGCGCCTGATCGAAGGTGCCTTGAACAGCGCTCAGGATTTTTCCATGGACAAGGCCGTTACCCGTCTCCAGAGCCTCTATGCGAGGCTGATCGCCGCTTCCAACTGCCCCCGGCCCAACGGCAACCAATGGACCGCTTGGCGCTTCCGTTTCGAGGAAGAATGGAAAATCGTCCACAACATCATCCATGCCCTGAAACCGGGCAACCGTCAGCGGCCGCGCCAGTGA
- the mnmH gene encoding tRNA 2-selenouridine(34) synthase MnmH — protein MSQRLLTPEAFLQRAANCPVFDARTPGEYGQAHIPGAYNLPLFSDEERHQIGILYKNQGKETAVLRGLEMVGPRLTDYIARVREITDSREILVHCWRGGMRSSSLAWLLETVGYRVALLKGGYKAYRRQVQATLAAPWPLLILSGMTGSGKTELLQNLRRRGEQVLDLEGLANHRGSAFGAIDGLAQPTTEQFENEIGAQLQTLVSDRPIWVEDESRRIGRVVINDNLYKQMRKATVIKIDVPRERRVERLCIDYGNEAPEKLAEAVTNISKRLGGEKTSATLQAITNGDISSAAHAILDYYDKTYLFGLKQRDPQRVVMLTPTPERPGEIARSLIELSNNLPAELKPVT, from the coding sequence ATGAGCCAACGGCTACTGACTCCCGAAGCCTTCCTGCAGCGTGCGGCAAACTGTCCCGTATTCGACGCCCGCACCCCTGGAGAATACGGCCAGGCCCATATCCCCGGCGCCTATAATCTGCCCCTGTTCAGCGACGAGGAACGGCACCAGATCGGCATCCTGTATAAGAACCAGGGAAAAGAGACTGCGGTACTGCGGGGGCTGGAGATGGTTGGGCCACGCCTGACCGATTATATCGCCCGGGTGAGGGAAATCACAGACAGCCGAGAGATCCTGGTTCATTGTTGGCGCGGAGGTATGCGCAGTTCTTCACTGGCCTGGCTGCTGGAAACCGTCGGCTATCGCGTGGCACTCCTCAAAGGCGGTTACAAAGCTTATCGCCGGCAGGTCCAGGCCACCCTCGCTGCCCCCTGGCCGCTGTTGATATTAAGCGGCATGACCGGCAGCGGCAAAACCGAACTGTTACAAAATCTTCGCCGCCGCGGCGAACAGGTTCTCGACCTGGAAGGTCTGGCAAACCACCGCGGCTCGGCCTTCGGCGCCATCGATGGCCTGGCGCAACCGACTACCGAACAGTTTGAAAATGAAATCGGCGCCCAGCTGCAAACCCTGGTTAGCGACAGACCGATCTGGGTCGAAGACGAAAGCCGTCGTATCGGCCGGGTCGTGATCAACGATAACCTGTATAAACAGATGCGCAAAGCCACGGTGATAAAAATCGATGTGCCGAGGGAACGGCGAGTGGAGCGGTTGTGTATTGATTACGGCAATGAAGCGCCGGAAAAACTGGCCGAGGCCGTCACCAATATCAGCAAGCGGCTCGGAGGGGAGAAAACCAGCGCCACCCTGCAAGCTATCACCAACGGCGATATTTCTTCAGCGGCACACGCCATCCTTGATTATTACGACAAAACCTACCTGTTTGGTTTGAAACAAAGAGATCCGCAACGGGTCGTCATGCTGACTCCTACCCCCGAGCGGCCCGGCGAGATCGCCCGTTCCCTGATCGAGCTTAGCAACAATCTGCCCGCTGAACTAAAACCGGTAACCTGA
- a CDS encoding lysophospholipid acyltransferase family protein — protein MSDSGQRLLGSIGALLLRLWGASWRRQQHGLQRLDTQFASGERTLLLCWHGDYLALLALLHHRRVCALTNRSWRGRTLSALCQRLGLSTLELPAEPRHQFLVALRRRLAEQPVWATAADGPVGPDREVKPQLLTLAAHFGFTLLPLGVASRPNWRLQRRWDKMELPLLFSRVALVVGEPLQLPPHLPDVALDRFSQELQQRLQGCHRQALELIRQPAGKNNPAR, from the coding sequence GTGAGCGATAGCGGCCAGCGACTGCTGGGATCAATCGGCGCGTTGCTACTGCGGCTGTGGGGGGCCAGCTGGCGCCGCCAGCAACACGGTCTGCAGCGTCTCGACACCCAGTTTGCCAGCGGTGAGCGCACCCTGCTGCTATGCTGGCACGGCGACTATCTGGCCCTCCTCGCCCTGTTGCACCACCGGCGGGTCTGTGCCCTCACTAATCGCTCCTGGCGTGGCCGAACCCTCAGTGCCCTTTGCCAACGCCTGGGTCTCTCCACTCTTGAACTGCCGGCCGAGCCGAGACACCAGTTCCTTGTCGCCCTGCGCCGGCGCCTGGCCGAACAGCCGGTGTGGGCCACCGCTGCCGACGGCCCCGTAGGACCAGACCGAGAGGTCAAACCGCAACTGCTAACCCTGGCCGCCCATTTCGGTTTCACCCTTCTGCCCCTCGGCGTGGCCAGCCGGCCCAACTGGCGCTTACAACGCCGTTGGGATAAGATGGAATTACCGCTGCTGTTCAGCCGGGTGGCGCTGGTGGTCGGCGAACCGTTGCAACTGCCGCCCCATCTGCCCGATGTGGCCTTGGACCGGTTCAGCCAGGAGCTGCAGCAGCGCCTGCAGGGCTGCCACCGTCAGGCATTGGAGCTGATAAGGCAACCCGCCGGAAAAAACAACCCGGCTCGATAG